From the genome of Nicotiana tabacum cultivar K326 chromosome 17, ASM71507v2, whole genome shotgun sequence:
TGGGTCAGTTTCTTCTTGTTCTTGCTTACTACTATTGAATTATAATTCTATGATAGTGATCCTAATGCTTTCCGTCTTTGCACATCAATCACTGGGACAAATTTGCATCACAGATCAGGGACATTGCGGTTCTTGTTGGGCTTTTGGTGCTGTTGAATCGTTGTCTGATCGTTTCTGTATCCATCACAACTTGGTAAATTCTGTTGAACTGTGTGACCACCTCATTTAAAAGCTTTAGATGACgcatttttatttacttatttatataTCTTCAGCATACTCTCTCATGTGCGAGCCCTGATTCTTTCTCATGGGCCAAGCACGTGGAAACTATCTTATATTAGCACAAAATGCTTGTGAAGTTTTCACTATAGTTAATGTCACTAATGTTAACTTTTAATGTGTAATGCAGAATATCTCTCTGTCTGTAAATGATCTGCTAGCATGCTGTGGCTTTTTATGTGGATCCGGTTGTGATGGTGGATATCCTATATCAGCATGGCGATACTTTATCCGTAGGGGTGTGGTCACAGAAGAGGTAAATGTTGTCTTATTTTCACCTCAAAAGAGATTACAGCTTTCAGTAAAACCATTAGTTACCGTGGATCTTTATGATCAATCACTAATAAAGTTGTTTTTATTCTTGCAGTGTGACCCTTACTTTGATAATGAGGGATGTTCGCACCCGGGTTGTGAACCAGGATATCCCACCCCAAAGTGCCAGAGGAAGTGTGTGAAGGAGAACCTACTATGGGGGAAATCAAAGCATTATGGTGTCAATGCATACAGAATCCACCGTGATCCCTACAGTATCATGACAGAAATTTACAAAAATGGACCAGTTGAGGTCTCGTTTACAGTGTACGAGGTAATGACGATAAGGAAGAATGTTAAGTTCTGATCCTAAAACTATTTGATACAGCTTTCCGTACATGACATTATCTGAGCTGGTAACCTTATATGTGGTTGCCTACCTATCCCAAAATGAGATACATGTAATTATTTTTAGGTGACCTATAGTGTAACTGTTATGATAATTGAGAAACTTTAACTACCGATGTACCTTCCCAATTTATGTTTGCCCGAGATTTACTTGCAAACTAATATCTGTAAATGAGATATTTAATGCTAACCACAAGACAATATCAGAAGTTACCTGTTGTCGTAAAACTGCATCATCTCTTTCTCGGTGCAAGTAGATTTGTTTAGATTTTGTTTGTTGTCTTTGATCATAACTGTTATCATCTCTTTTTCTCAGCAATGCTTTCCTCTAACCAATgagtcaattttttttattttttttttgtcaatcACAGGATTTTGCTCACTACAAGTCAGGAGTTTACAAGCACGTAACAGGTCAAAGTATGGGAGGCCATGCTGTTAAGCTTATCGGATGGGGAACTAGTGAACAGGGAGAGGACTATTGGGTATGTAGATGTGTTCAAGTTCTGGTGTCCTGTTTTCTATTTAAAAGCATA
Proteins encoded in this window:
- the LOC107783297 gene encoding cathepsin B-like protease 2, with the protein product MALTLKSLATPLLLGAFFILVLQVVAEKPISEAKVESAILKESIIKEVNENAKAGWKAAFNPQFSNFTVSQFKRLLGVKPAREGDLEGIPLLTHPKLSELPKEFDARKAWPQCSTIGRILDQGHCGSCWAFGAVESLSDRFCIHHNLNISLSVNDLLACCGFLCGSGCDGGYPISAWRYFIRRGVVTEECDPYFDNEGCSHPGCEPGYPTPKCQRKCVKENLLWGKSKHYGVNAYRIHRDPYSIMTEIYKNGPVEVSFTVYEDFAHYKSGVYKHVTGQSMGGHAVKLIGWGTSEQGEDYWLIANSWNRGWGDDGYFKIRRGTNECGIEHNVVAGLPSAKNLNVELDDVSDAFLDASM